The proteins below are encoded in one region of Arthrobacter sp. CJ23:
- a CDS encoding 5'-3' exonuclease, whose product MPERLMLLDTASLYFRAFFGVPDSIRHADGTPVNAVRGLLEMTARLITEYGATHLVACWDDDWRPGWRVDLIPSYKSHRVAEAVAGAPDVEVVPEALVAQVPMIRRVLRLAGIAVVGAAGHEADDVIGTYASQADLPVDVVTGDRDLFQVVDDARRVRVIYTARGMSNLEVVTDAVVVGKYGVLPEQYADFAALRGDASDGLPGVAGIGETTAASLLLTYGTLDGLLAAAADPGSGLSAPVRSKLAASAGYLTVAPAVVNVVRDLPLPTPDQAGARLHPVAANARTELESLASDWNLGGSVQRLLDALDLRP is encoded by the coding sequence ATGCCCGAGCGTTTGATGCTTCTTGATACCGCGTCGTTGTATTTTCGTGCTTTCTTCGGTGTGCCTGATTCGATCCGCCACGCCGACGGTACACCGGTGAACGCTGTTCGCGGCTTGCTGGAGATGACCGCGCGGCTCATCACCGAGTATGGCGCGACGCATCTGGTGGCGTGTTGGGACGATGATTGGCGTCCTGGGTGGCGGGTGGATCTCATCCCCTCATACAAGTCGCACAGGGTCGCCGAGGCGGTAGCTGGTGCCCCGGACGTGGAGGTGGTGCCGGAGGCGCTTGTGGCGCAGGTTCCCATGATCCGCCGGGTGCTCCGTCTGGCGGGCATCGCCGTTGTCGGGGCTGCCGGGCATGAAGCCGACGACGTGATCGGCACCTATGCCAGTCAGGCCGATCTTCCGGTCGACGTTGTGACGGGGGACCGTGATCTGTTCCAGGTGGTCGATGATGCCCGCCGGGTGCGGGTCATTTACACGGCGAGGGGCATGAGCAACCTTGAGGTCGTGACCGATGCCGTTGTCGTTGGTAAATATGGTGTGCTGCCGGAGCAGTATGCTGACTTCGCGGCGTTGCGCGGGGACGCCTCCGACGGGCTACCTGGCGTTGCCGGGATCGGGGAAACGACGGCGGCGTCGTTGCTCTTGACGTACGGCACGCTGGACGGGTTGCTCGCGGCCGCGGCGGATCCGGGCAGCGGGCTGTCAGCGCCCGTGAGGTCGAAACTCGCCGCCTCCGCCGGCTATTTGACGGTTGCGCCCGCCGTCGTGAACGTCGTGCGCGACCTCCCGCTGCCCACTCCCGATCAGGCCGGAGCGCGGCTGCACCCCGTCGCCGCAAATGCACGCACTGAACTCGAAAGCCTCGCAAGCGACTGGAACCTCGGCGGCTCGGTGCAACGATTGCTTGACGCTCTCGACCTCCGCCCATGA
- a CDS encoding MBL fold metallo-hydrolase RNA specificity domain-containing protein: MKSKHPARLRFLGATDTVTGSRYLLESGGTRILIDCGLFQGYKRDRDRNRAPFPVPAASINAVLLTHAHLDHTGYVPALVRNGFTGPVYATHGTSELCKLLLPDSGHLQEEEARYAEHRGSSIHAPALPLYTAADAVKSLNSFRAQDFDAPIRLGDGIEATFLPAGHILGASQIHLKAKGHSLHFTGDLGRDDDPLMFPPRELEAVEVLVTESTYGNRTHPDESPEDQLGDVVRRVAKRGGVIMIAAFAVGRAETLMLHLSRLRRKGLIPDIPVYLNSPMAIDASYMYQQHRDEHRLRPEEFKEMYQLATLTRTADDSKLLNLRGGPMIIISASGMLTGGRILHHIEAYGPDPKNALVLSGYQAGGTRGSALAAGTEELRIYGQDVRIRAEVVQIEGFSAHADANGIIRWMRTAPQAPRMTYITHGEPDASDALRVRIKRELGWSARVPEYLEAIPLDSPH, from the coding sequence ATGAAGAGCAAACACCCGGCAAGGCTCCGGTTCTTGGGCGCCACCGACACCGTGACCGGTTCCCGGTACCTCCTCGAATCGGGCGGCACCCGGATCCTCATCGACTGCGGCCTCTTCCAGGGCTACAAACGCGACCGCGACCGCAACCGGGCCCCGTTTCCAGTCCCCGCCGCTTCCATCAATGCGGTGCTTCTCACCCACGCACACCTGGACCACACCGGGTACGTTCCGGCCCTCGTCAGGAACGGGTTCACCGGCCCCGTGTACGCCACCCACGGAACCAGCGAACTGTGCAAACTGCTCCTTCCGGACAGCGGCCACCTCCAGGAGGAAGAAGCTCGCTACGCCGAGCACCGCGGCTCCTCCATCCATGCCCCCGCCCTGCCGCTCTACACGGCCGCCGATGCGGTCAAGTCATTGAACAGTTTCCGGGCCCAGGACTTCGACGCCCCGATCAGGTTGGGGGATGGCATCGAAGCCACTTTCCTGCCCGCCGGGCACATCCTGGGAGCATCACAGATCCACCTGAAAGCCAAGGGCCACTCCCTGCACTTCACCGGTGACCTGGGCCGGGACGATGACCCGCTCATGTTCCCGCCCCGGGAACTGGAAGCCGTCGAGGTCCTGGTCACCGAGTCCACCTACGGCAACAGAACCCACCCGGACGAGAGCCCGGAAGACCAGCTCGGCGACGTGGTCCGGCGGGTGGCCAAGCGGGGCGGTGTCATAATGATCGCCGCGTTCGCTGTCGGCCGTGCGGAAACCCTGATGCTGCACCTGTCCCGGCTCCGCCGCAAAGGACTGATCCCTGACATCCCGGTCTATCTCAACAGCCCCATGGCCATCGACGCGTCCTACATGTACCAGCAGCACCGGGACGAACACCGCCTTCGCCCGGAGGAATTCAAGGAGATGTACCAGCTGGCCACCCTGACCCGGACGGCCGATGATTCCAAACTCCTGAACCTCAGGGGAGGGCCGATGATCATCATTTCCGCCAGCGGAATGCTCACCGGAGGCCGGATCCTGCACCACATCGAAGCCTACGGACCCGACCCGAAGAACGCCCTGGTCCTCAGCGGCTACCAGGCCGGCGGAACGCGCGGCTCCGCCCTCGCTGCAGGAACGGAGGAGCTGAGGATCTACGGGCAGGATGTCCGGATCCGGGCCGAAGTCGTCCAGATCGAAGGCTTCTCAGCCCACGCTGACGCCAACGGCATCATTCGCTGGATGCGCACGGCCCCGCAGGCGCCCCGCATGACGTATATAACCCACGGCGAGCCAGACGCCTCCGATGCCCTTCGCGTCCGCATCAAGCGGGAACTGGGCTGGAGCGCCCGCGTCCCGGAATACCTCGAGGCCATCCCGCTGGACAGCCCGCACTAG
- a CDS encoding OsmC family protein, whose translation MATTATIRNGIDVDRLLDTIHGIQADPAQGSFTFKASSTWRDGTHNTGQILGFTHAGQPDTSRSGNFTLEGDEPPVLLGNNAGPNAVELLLQALGFCYAVGYAANAAAQGIELSSLEFEVEGDIDVRRFLGVDGPRAGFTAIRAHARVSSPNGTPEQLRSLCQYVQDTSPVRDSLANPVPVETTLEIA comes from the coding sequence ATGGCAACTACAGCGACCATCCGCAACGGCATCGATGTCGACCGTCTGCTCGACACGATCCATGGGATCCAGGCGGATCCCGCCCAAGGCAGCTTTACCTTCAAGGCATCCAGCACCTGGCGCGACGGCACCCACAACACCGGGCAAATCCTCGGATTCACACACGCCGGCCAGCCCGACACCTCCCGCTCCGGGAATTTCACGCTTGAAGGGGACGAACCGCCCGTACTCCTGGGGAACAACGCCGGTCCCAACGCCGTTGAGCTGCTCCTGCAGGCGCTGGGCTTCTGCTACGCGGTAGGCTATGCCGCCAACGCCGCGGCCCAGGGCATCGAGCTCAGCAGCCTGGAGTTCGAAGTGGAGGGCGACATCGATGTCCGGCGCTTCCTCGGAGTGGACGGTCCCAGGGCCGGATTCACCGCCATCCGCGCGCACGCCCGGGTCTCCAGCCCGAACGGCACCCCGGAGCAGCTTCGGTCACTGTGCCAGTACGTCCAGGACACCTCACCTGTCCGCGACAGCCTGGCCAATCCGGTTCCGGTCGAAACCACCCTCGAAATCGCCTGA
- a CDS encoding pyridoxamine 5'-phosphate oxidase family protein — translation MSLPSMEPGRLDGARHVSDNLDEQQCWELLRSHSTGRFGFVDDGRVMILPVNYVVHQTAIYFRTSAEGPIGDAVPRLTSSFQIDEARADRSEGWSVLVSGPSSRVEEPELLTHLWGQIMSEPWAGGDRGQFVRVHAAQVTGRHVHLA, via the coding sequence ATGTCTCTACCCAGCATGGAACCCGGACGCCTTGATGGTGCGCGGCATGTCAGCGACAACCTTGACGAGCAGCAGTGCTGGGAACTCTTGCGGTCCCACAGCACCGGCCGCTTCGGGTTCGTGGACGACGGGCGTGTCATGATCCTGCCGGTCAACTACGTTGTCCACCAGACAGCGATCTACTTCCGCACCTCCGCTGAGGGTCCGATCGGAGATGCCGTCCCACGCCTGACGTCATCGTTCCAGATCGATGAAGCGCGGGCCGATCGCAGCGAGGGCTGGTCGGTCCTGGTCAGCGGACCATCGTCCCGCGTTGAGGAACCGGAACTGCTCACGCACCTCTGGGGTCAGATCATGTCAGAACCCTGGGCCGGCGGGGACCGCGGCCAGTTCGTCCGCGTCCACGCCGCACAGGTGACCGGACGCCACGTGCACCTCGCCTAA
- a CDS encoding flavodoxin domain-containing protein — protein MMHAVVVYESMYGNTRQVAEAIAQGLGASGTAKAVSVAEVAEDDVAQCDLLVVGGPTHVHGTSLRDRRVSLSVPNPR, from the coding sequence ATGATGCATGCGGTTGTGGTCTACGAATCCATGTACGGGAACACCCGCCAAGTGGCCGAGGCCATCGCACAGGGGCTCGGTGCCTCCGGGACTGCGAAGGCGGTCTCCGTCGCCGAGGTTGCCGAGGACGACGTGGCACAGTGCGATCTCTTGGTGGTTGGCGGGCCAACTCACGTCCACGGCACGTCGTTGCGGGACCGGAGAGTTTCATTGTCAGTTCCGAACCCGCGGTGA
- a CDS encoding NAD(P)/FAD-dependent oxidoreductase has protein sequence MTTTVMILGAGFGGLELASTLSERLAGEVDVTLFDQHEAFVFGFSKLEVLFGHQNAEQVRIPYREIRTPGVEFRQERVLAIDPGTRHVVTDAAVYDPDIVVVALGADYDIAATPGFADGGFEYYTVAGAERLRDELAAFRGGRVMLAVLSIPFKCPPAPYEAILLLHDRLVARGIREGSNLHMVSPQPSPIPVSPQASAALERAMAERGIAYTKRHRIHGIDPDARVAQFKDHDEPYDLFIGIPTHKVPDVLVEAGLTQDGWVAVDPVTLQTPYAGVYAIGDCAEAGIPKAGTFAESAAHVVADGIVRSIRGAGGLASGGTGLCYLEFGHGDVGRVDVDFHADGGPTAPLLGPSPAYAAEKAEFGAVRRARWFGA, from the coding sequence ATGACAACAACCGTCATGATCCTCGGTGCCGGCTTCGGAGGGTTGGAACTCGCGAGCACACTGTCGGAGCGCCTTGCCGGCGAGGTCGACGTCACCCTCTTCGACCAGCACGAGGCCTTCGTGTTCGGCTTCTCCAAGCTGGAGGTCCTCTTCGGGCACCAGAACGCGGAACAAGTGCGGATCCCGTACCGCGAGATCCGCACGCCGGGCGTGGAGTTCCGCCAGGAGCGGGTGCTCGCGATCGACCCGGGGACGCGGCACGTCGTAACCGATGCTGCGGTTTACGATCCCGACATCGTCGTCGTCGCCCTCGGTGCCGACTACGACATCGCCGCCACTCCCGGCTTCGCCGACGGAGGGTTCGAGTACTACACGGTCGCAGGCGCCGAGCGGCTGCGCGACGAACTGGCGGCGTTCCGCGGTGGCCGGGTAATGCTGGCCGTGCTCTCCATCCCGTTCAAGTGCCCGCCCGCGCCATACGAGGCAATCCTGCTGCTCCACGACCGGCTCGTCGCCCGCGGCATCCGCGAGGGCAGCAACCTTCACATGGTCAGTCCGCAACCGTCGCCCATCCCGGTCTCGCCCCAGGCATCGGCCGCGCTCGAACGCGCGATGGCCGAGCGTGGGATCGCGTACACGAAACGCCACAGGATCCATGGGATCGACCCCGACGCGCGCGTCGCGCAGTTCAAGGACCACGACGAGCCGTACGACTTGTTCATCGGCATCCCGACCCACAAGGTGCCCGACGTGCTCGTCGAGGCGGGCCTGACGCAGGACGGCTGGGTCGCGGTCGACCCCGTGACGCTGCAGACACCGTACGCGGGGGTGTACGCAATCGGCGACTGCGCCGAGGCCGGGATCCCGAAGGCCGGCACCTTCGCCGAGAGCGCGGCCCACGTCGTCGCGGACGGCATCGTTCGCAGCATCCGAGGCGCCGGCGGATTGGCATCCGGGGGCACCGGGCTCTGCTACCTGGAGTTCGGCCACGGCGACGTCGGCCGCGTCGACGTCGACTTCCACGCTGACGGCGGGCCGACCGCGCCGCTCCTGGGGCCGTCGCCGGCGTACGCCGCTGAGAAGGCGGAGTTCGGCGCGGTGCGACGCGCCCGCTGGTTCGGGGCCTGA
- a CDS encoding metalloregulator ArsR/SmtB family transcription factor has translation MSDRAAKDALFDAFASVAKVLGSGRRAEIVDVLAQGERAVEEIAEEIGQSIANTSQHLQQLLRTGLVHTRREGTRIYYRVSGPVVIRLWSAVREVASEHVARLDELADAYLGDRSALDTLTRAELGLRMAAGDVVVIDVRPEPEFRSGHIPGAVSVPVKDLAGRLKDLPGDRTVVAYCRGQYCVFADEAVRMLHEHGVPAARLEGGYPEWAAAGLAVEAGVRVVAGR, from the coding sequence GTGAGCGACAGGGCCGCAAAAGATGCGCTGTTTGATGCGTTTGCCTCGGTGGCAAAGGTGCTCGGCAGTGGGCGGCGTGCCGAGATCGTGGACGTTCTGGCCCAAGGTGAACGGGCCGTGGAGGAGATCGCGGAGGAAATCGGGCAGAGCATCGCGAACACTTCCCAGCATCTGCAGCAGCTCCTGCGGACGGGTCTGGTGCACACCCGTCGCGAAGGGACGCGGATCTATTACCGGGTCAGCGGCCCTGTGGTCATCCGCTTGTGGTCGGCTGTCCGCGAGGTGGCTTCTGAGCACGTCGCACGGCTCGATGAACTCGCGGACGCATACCTCGGGGACAGGTCGGCCTTGGACACCCTGACCCGGGCCGAACTGGGCCTGCGGATGGCTGCCGGAGACGTGGTTGTGATCGATGTCCGGCCCGAGCCGGAATTCCGCTCAGGCCACATCCCGGGCGCGGTCTCTGTGCCCGTCAAGGACCTGGCCGGAAGGCTGAAGGACCTGCCAGGGGACCGGACGGTCGTCGCCTACTGCCGCGGCCAGTACTGCGTGTTCGCCGACGAAGCGGTGAGGATGCTCCACGAGCACGGTGTTCCCGCGGCCAGGCTCGAAGGCGGGTATCCCGAATGGGCTGCTGCCGGCCTGGCTGTCGAGGCCGGCGTGCGTGTGGTTGCCGGGCGATAA
- a CDS encoding methyltransferase domain-containing protein, whose amino-acid sequence MDLTTVAVDRSELEAKVKEVYRAVAQNPEGKYHFRMGRGLAEHLGYPHRLLDAVPEGAVRSFAGVGYFFDLADLKPGERVLDLGSGSGMDVFTAALEVGDGGQVVGLDMTEPQLEKAESLRKKAGMPQVTFVKGHIEDLPFADASFDCVISNGAINLSPDKAAVFREAARVLRPGGRLAIADIVTEKPLTPQIVCSTDLWAACIGGAAQADTYRETITGNGFSLEQARRNNYEFLSDSARAATVKYGVMSLSFLARTSNESTQTE is encoded by the coding sequence ATGGACCTGACAACAGTTGCCGTTGACCGAAGCGAGCTCGAGGCCAAGGTCAAGGAGGTCTACCGTGCGGTGGCGCAAAACCCCGAGGGCAAGTACCACTTCAGGATGGGACGCGGACTGGCGGAACATCTGGGCTACCCGCACAGGCTGCTCGACGCCGTCCCTGAAGGCGCCGTCCGGTCCTTTGCCGGCGTCGGATACTTCTTCGATCTGGCCGACCTCAAACCCGGGGAAAGAGTCCTGGACCTGGGTTCAGGGTCGGGGATGGACGTCTTCACCGCTGCCCTTGAAGTGGGCGACGGCGGGCAGGTGGTAGGCCTGGACATGACCGAGCCCCAGCTGGAGAAGGCCGAAAGCCTCCGGAAGAAGGCCGGCATGCCCCAGGTCACCTTTGTCAAAGGACACATCGAGGACCTCCCGTTCGCGGACGCAAGCTTCGACTGCGTCATCTCCAACGGCGCCATCAATCTATCCCCGGACAAAGCCGCGGTGTTCCGTGAGGCGGCACGGGTGCTGCGGCCCGGAGGGCGGCTCGCCATCGCCGACATCGTCACCGAAAAACCGCTCACCCCCCAGATTGTGTGCAGCACCGATCTGTGGGCCGCCTGCATCGGCGGCGCCGCCCAGGCGGACACGTACCGGGAGACGATCACCGGCAACGGGTTCAGCCTTGAACAAGCCAGGAGAAACAACTACGAATTCCTCTCCGACAGCGCCCGGGCCGCGACCGTGAAATACGGCGTCATGAGCCTGTCCTTCCTCGCGCGCACCAGCAACGAGTCCACCCAGACGGAGTGA
- a CDS encoding universal stress protein codes for MKDPIVVGVNDSGSSEAAVTWAMRRAAALKSPVILVHALDDRWTYDTPGYYEVLREAGAELVAKAKSRALAHEPTVDLHTVLISGSPGYALRKRSKEAVMMVIGSGHAWPGGTLTDRALQIAAVAACPVAVVGEHDPDTRHGILVGVDGSEESTQAVAFAAAEADRDGEELTVLHAFRGPNLWVQKGMPESGLAQLIVEEERIVLAETVAGLAETYPDLVVHQVLETAKEPAEALVEAAADARLLVLGSRGRGSFKRLLLGSTAHAVLTELPCPTIITRVRAVKHTE; via the coding sequence ATGAAGGATCCAATTGTCGTCGGGGTCAACGATTCCGGGAGCAGCGAAGCCGCCGTGACCTGGGCAATGCGCCGGGCCGCGGCACTGAAGTCGCCCGTTATCCTCGTCCATGCACTGGATGATCGGTGGACCTATGACACCCCCGGATATTACGAAGTTCTCAGGGAGGCCGGGGCTGAACTTGTTGCCAAAGCCAAGTCACGGGCTCTTGCCCATGAGCCGACCGTCGACCTCCACACCGTGCTCATCTCGGGCAGCCCCGGCTATGCCCTGCGGAAGCGCTCCAAGGAGGCGGTGATGATGGTGATCGGATCCGGACATGCCTGGCCAGGGGGCACGCTGACCGACAGGGCCCTGCAGATCGCCGCAGTGGCGGCGTGCCCGGTCGCCGTCGTCGGAGAACACGATCCCGATACCCGGCACGGGATCCTGGTCGGAGTGGACGGCTCCGAAGAATCAACCCAGGCCGTGGCCTTCGCCGCCGCCGAGGCAGACCGTGACGGCGAGGAACTGACGGTGCTGCACGCCTTCCGGGGCCCCAACCTGTGGGTCCAAAAGGGCATGCCCGAGAGCGGTCTGGCCCAGCTCATCGTCGAGGAAGAACGCATCGTCCTGGCCGAGACGGTTGCCGGCCTGGCCGAGACCTACCCTGACCTTGTCGTGCACCAGGTCCTGGAGACCGCCAAGGAACCGGCGGAGGCACTTGTCGAGGCAGCCGCGGACGCCCGCCTGCTGGTCCTCGGGAGCCGGGGCCGCGGCAGCTTCAAGCGGCTGTTGCTCGGATCGACGGCCCATGCGGTCCTTACCGAGCTGCCCTGCCCCACCATCATCACCCGCGTCCGCGCGGTCAAACACACCGAATAG
- a CDS encoding universal stress protein produces METTERIIVGYDGSPEAAPAVRWAAEQAALRGLELHLVHCSLWPAITHNMAPVPGVADSGLRHAAEAVVTEGAALALEASPDLDLTTSLVYGWPAENLRRLSPGAAMIVVGSRGIGGFMGLLVGSVSLELASTADCPVAVVRPGTNPSGPVVVGIDTQGWGPALHQASTLAALFGTTLRIVHVHTGHGKQHAPGDSSGVPDAREVLDSAVRSAAPGLLVEERLLAGTSVAGTLLGEANDARVIVVGTTGHGLIRGSIGSTAHAVLHHASCPVLVVREAPPAA; encoded by the coding sequence ATGGAAACCACCGAACGCATCATCGTCGGTTACGACGGATCCCCCGAAGCCGCCCCCGCAGTCCGGTGGGCAGCAGAACAAGCCGCGCTGAGGGGATTGGAGCTCCACCTCGTGCATTGCTCGCTGTGGCCGGCCATCACGCACAACATGGCTCCGGTCCCGGGCGTCGCCGACAGCGGGCTGCGCCATGCCGCCGAAGCCGTCGTCACCGAGGGTGCTGCCTTGGCACTGGAAGCATCCCCGGACCTGGACCTCACCACTAGCCTGGTGTACGGCTGGCCTGCCGAGAACCTCAGAAGACTCTCCCCCGGTGCAGCCATGATTGTCGTTGGCAGCCGCGGCATCGGAGGCTTCATGGGTCTCCTGGTCGGCTCCGTCAGCCTCGAGCTGGCATCTACCGCCGACTGTCCCGTGGCCGTGGTTCGCCCCGGGACAAACCCGTCCGGCCCCGTCGTCGTCGGCATCGACACACAGGGCTGGGGACCGGCACTCCACCAGGCCAGCACCCTGGCGGCCCTGTTCGGGACAACCCTCAGAATCGTTCATGTGCACACCGGGCACGGGAAACAGCACGCACCCGGAGATTCCTCCGGGGTCCCCGATGCCAGGGAAGTCCTGGACTCGGCCGTCCGCTCCGCGGCGCCGGGCCTCCTCGTGGAGGAACGGCTGCTGGCCGGAACCTCCGTCGCCGGGACCCTGCTGGGCGAAGCGAACGACGCCCGGGTCATTGTCGTCGGAACCACCGGGCATGGACTTATCCGGGGCAGCATCGGCTCAACAGCCCATGCCGTGCTCCATCACGCAAGCTGCCCCGTCCTCGTCGTGCGGGAAGCCCCACCCGCCGCCTGA
- a CDS encoding DUF3040 domain-containing protein produces MALSEHEKATLAQIALGLDHDYPKLASRLGPASLPAGSARQTTAGICGALAGCLVLLAGIAVQALLLGVIGFVMMGAGAYLATMRVGGFQFRRRGPAPSPSAGEPELW; encoded by the coding sequence ATGGCACTCTCCGAACACGAAAAGGCGACGTTGGCGCAGATCGCCCTGGGCCTGGATCACGACTACCCCAAACTGGCTTCCAGGCTTGGCCCGGCATCGCTGCCGGCGGGGTCGGCACGGCAGACCACCGCGGGTATCTGCGGAGCCCTTGCCGGGTGCCTGGTGCTGCTGGCCGGCATCGCTGTTCAGGCGCTGCTTCTGGGTGTCATCGGCTTCGTGATGATGGGCGCAGGAGCCTACCTGGCCACCATGCGCGTTGGCGGCTTCCAGTTCCGCCGGCGCGGACCGGCACCCTCGCCCTCTGCCGGGGAGCCGGAGCTCTGGTGA
- a CDS encoding MFS transporter produces MSKHGTTGKAGARETITLGLGQNLAQFMLLVAVNALVGGTLGQERTVLPLLAGQVFHLDLYTSALTYILAFGLAKAATNYFAGTLSDRYGRKPVLITGWLIALPVPVLLIFGPSWGWIVAANVILGISQGLTWSTTIIMKMDLVGPSKRGLAMGLNEAAGYLGVAATALATGYIAASYGLQPGPFLLGAAYIALGLGLSVFAVKETRSHARMEAANHVSAHSDAHRQLSNRQIFTLTSFRDKSLSSVSQAGMVNNLNDGLAWGLFPVLFAAAGLTIEKIGILAAVYPAVWGAGQLATGALSDKYGRKWLIVGGMLVQAAALAMIAVGHDFGTWLTAAVFLGLGTAMVYPTLLAAIGDVAHPQWRARSIGIYRLWRDGGFAVGALLSGIIADTYGIPAAVAVVAALTAASGMLVAIRMRSTDHNPPAS; encoded by the coding sequence ATGAGCAAGCACGGAACCACCGGCAAAGCGGGCGCCCGGGAGACGATCACGCTGGGCCTGGGGCAGAACCTGGCCCAGTTCATGCTCCTGGTCGCCGTGAACGCCCTCGTCGGCGGCACCCTGGGCCAGGAACGCACGGTCCTGCCGCTGCTGGCCGGGCAGGTCTTTCACCTAGACCTCTACACGTCCGCGCTGACTTACATCCTGGCCTTCGGCTTGGCCAAGGCAGCCACCAACTACTTCGCCGGTACCCTCTCGGACCGCTACGGCCGCAAACCCGTGCTGATCACCGGCTGGCTCATCGCCCTGCCCGTCCCAGTCCTGCTGATCTTCGGGCCGTCCTGGGGCTGGATCGTCGCAGCCAACGTAATCCTGGGCATCAGCCAAGGGCTGACCTGGTCCACCACCATCATCATGAAAATGGACCTCGTCGGCCCGTCCAAGCGGGGCCTGGCCATGGGACTGAACGAGGCAGCAGGATACCTCGGCGTCGCCGCGACCGCCCTCGCCACCGGCTACATCGCCGCCAGCTACGGGCTGCAGCCCGGACCATTCCTGCTCGGCGCCGCCTATATCGCCCTGGGCCTCGGCCTCTCGGTCTTCGCCGTGAAGGAAACCCGGAGCCATGCCCGGATGGAGGCAGCCAACCACGTCTCCGCCCACTCCGACGCCCACCGGCAGCTGAGCAACCGGCAGATCTTCACCCTGACCAGCTTCCGGGACAAATCACTGTCCTCGGTCAGCCAGGCTGGCATGGTCAACAACCTCAACGACGGACTCGCCTGGGGACTCTTCCCCGTTCTGTTCGCCGCCGCCGGACTGACCATCGAAAAAATCGGCATCCTGGCCGCCGTCTACCCCGCCGTCTGGGGCGCCGGCCAACTGGCCACCGGGGCACTGTCGGACAAATACGGCCGCAAATGGCTGATCGTCGGCGGCATGCTGGTCCAGGCCGCCGCCCTGGCGATGATCGCCGTCGGCCACGACTTCGGGACCTGGCTGACCGCCGCCGTTTTCCTTGGCCTCGGAACGGCCATGGTCTACCCCACCCTCCTCGCCGCCATCGGCGACGTTGCCCACCCGCAATGGCGCGCACGCTCCATCGGGATCTACCGGCTATGGCGCGACGGCGGATTCGCCGTCGGCGCCCTGCTCTCCGGGATCATCGCCGACACCTATGGCATCCCCGCCGCAGTCGCCGTCGTCGCCGCCCTGACCGCCGCCTCCGGCATGCTCGTGGCCATCCGCATGCGCAGCACCGACCACAACCCCCCCGCGTCCTGA
- a CDS encoding universal stress protein: MNEQTSSGRIIVGVDGSEASIEALREAHRLAAPMGAQVVATAYWEFPQVYGGYVAMGIVGFEEAAGNLLKEAVEKAFGPVLPDNVVSRLVRGHARESLIEASKEADMIVVGRRGHGGFGGLLLGSVSSACVAHAHCPVLVVHAPEKRRTGRTHD, from the coding sequence ATGAACGAGCAGACGTCCTCAGGCAGGATCATCGTCGGCGTCGATGGATCGGAGGCATCCATCGAAGCGCTCCGCGAAGCCCACCGCCTGGCAGCGCCAATGGGCGCCCAGGTCGTTGCCACGGCGTATTGGGAGTTTCCTCAGGTGTATGGCGGCTACGTGGCCATGGGCATCGTAGGCTTCGAGGAAGCGGCCGGAAACCTGTTGAAGGAAGCCGTGGAGAAGGCTTTTGGCCCGGTGCTGCCGGACAACGTTGTGTCCAGGCTTGTCCGCGGCCATGCCCGTGAGTCCCTGATTGAGGCCAGCAAGGAGGCAGACATGATTGTTGTGGGCAGGCGCGGACATGGTGGTTTCGGCGGGCTGCTCCTCGGTTCCGTGAGTTCTGCCTGTGTGGCACATGCCCATTGCCCGGTGCTGGTGGTCCATGCCCCGGAGAAGCGCCGAACGGGCCGGACCCACGATTGA